In Dysgonomonadaceae bacterium PH5-43, a single window of DNA contains:
- a CDS encoding hypothetical protein (product_source=Hypo-rule applied): NCGISLERAREITKTMYRLSFRLPESKQERHVMLGMTPEQQLLVKITQY, encoded by the coding sequence AACTGCGGCATATCTCTGGAGCGGGCACGTGAAATAACCAAGACAATGTATAGGTTAAGCTTCCGTCTGCCCGAATCAAAGCAAGAGCGACACGTCATGTTAGGCATGACCCCAGAGCAGCAACTGCTGGTCAAAATCACTCAATATTGA
- a CDS encoding serine/threonine protein phosphatase PrpC (product_source=COG0631; cath_funfam=3.60.40.10; cog=COG0631; ko=KO:K20074; pfam=PF13672; smart=SM00332; superfamily=81606; transmembrane_helix_parts=Outside_1_296,TMhelix_297_319,Inside_320_413), which produces MNEIKFKLIAGTDIGLERSNNEDNFVVCTDLQTTEWFIPQDVDEPLVLSDKGCLLAVADGMGGMNAGEIASSIAIETVKKMFDPSLLTEQITKDANSITTYLKKIINEADQAIKNHSQTNESNRGMGTTIAIAWVLDRYAYLAWCGDSRIYSYHPKVGLRQLSKDHSYVQQLIDDGRLDPKYAFDHPDGNIILRSLGDTEKKAVADTLVYQLSNEEILLLCSDGLSGLCRDSDLEEIIKDNYANLTSCKTELIQAALSAGGYDNITVALFQQVSGGKDFEPVVDKGNSVINKFYRKIIWIIIVFLLITLVGVISLNYRMRHVEFSDKTAITIDVDTTQVNDLDSLQKETDSIRIISKPIINNKKEEGKPPKIIEQQKNPIKEDKVQNEITLIVEENIESELTISSDSIPEKQQ; this is translated from the coding sequence ATGAATGAAATAAAATTCAAATTGATCGCAGGAACAGATATTGGTTTAGAGCGAAGTAATAATGAAGATAATTTTGTGGTTTGTACAGATTTACAAACCACAGAATGGTTTATACCTCAAGATGTTGATGAACCTTTGGTTTTAAGTGATAAAGGTTGTCTTCTTGCAGTAGCGGATGGAATGGGAGGAATGAATGCTGGAGAAATAGCGTCAAGCATAGCAATTGAAACAGTAAAAAAAATGTTCGACCCAAGCTTGTTGACAGAACAGATAACAAAAGATGCAAATTCAATAACTACCTATCTTAAAAAGATAATCAACGAAGCTGACCAAGCTATAAAAAATCATAGCCAAACAAATGAGTCGAATAGAGGAATGGGAACAACTATTGCAATCGCCTGGGTTTTGGATAGATATGCTTATCTTGCTTGGTGTGGAGATAGTCGAATTTACTCCTATCATCCTAAGGTTGGTCTTAGGCAACTGTCGAAAGATCATTCATATGTACAACAATTGATTGATGATGGCAGATTAGACCCAAAGTATGCTTTTGATCATCCAGATGGAAATATTATTCTTAGAAGTTTAGGAGACACTGAAAAAAAAGCAGTGGCAGATACTTTGGTTTATCAATTAAGTAACGAAGAGATACTTTTGCTTTGTAGCGACGGCCTTTCAGGTCTTTGCAGAGATAGTGATTTAGAAGAAATTATAAAAGATAACTATGCAAACTTAACTTCATGTAAGACGGAATTGATACAAGCAGCACTGAGTGCTGGGGGATATGATAATATAACTGTAGCTTTATTTCAACAAGTGTCTGGAGGGAAAGATTTTGAACCTGTTGTAGATAAAGGTAATTCAGTTATTAATAAATTCTATCGTAAAATTATATGGATTATAATTGTATTTCTTCTGATAACATTGGTTGGAGTAATAAGTCTCAATTATAGAATGAGACACGTTGAATTCTCTGATAAAACAGCCATTACTATTGATGTTGATACTACTCAAGTAAATGACTTAGATTCCCTACAAAAAGAAACGGATTCCATTAGGATTATATCAAAACCTATAATCAATAATAAAAAAGAAGAAGGAAAGCCTCCTAAAATAATAGAACAACAAAAGAACCCAATAAAGGAAGATAAAGTTCAAAATGAGATAACTTTGATTGTTGAAGAAAATATTGAGTCAGAGTTAACTATTTCATCAGATAGTATACCTGAAAAGCAGCAATAA
- a CDS encoding hypothetical protein (product_source=Hypo-rule applied), translated as MKKIIIFAIVSMSVFSLKSQTSFISPSQEMIEYAIKDGIYLVEQRYRLKNNEDGKYYGRNNKSEFGKVYSIAVKLNAAYCIDEMVFTPWKLDDNYTSLSEKEKEQYTPVLYKSNYRKIFHDNWNNFPLDTLNSTEIINGMYSLTDEKGEFGLQIDVAEGLKKGWLVWVTTQDDSSKQDTIDLNLIVYRSEINITQDKGICEINQPVFPANIMGGIYIVPEVTRIGQVTFFLTGMIKNIDDKWVVVSLYNAKKGKNISDDLTPIEDEEPLNKPRKMNEK; from the coding sequence ATGAAGAAGATAATTATATTTGCGATAGTGAGCATGTCAGTATTTTCATTAAAATCTCAAACATCTTTCATCTCTCCTAGTCAGGAAATGATTGAATATGCTATAAAAGACGGTATTTATCTTGTAGAACAACGCTATCGTCTAAAAAATAATGAAGATGGGAAGTATTATGGTCGTAATAATAAATCGGAGTTCGGTAAGGTTTACTCTATCGCTGTAAAACTAAATGCTGCTTATTGTATTGACGAGATGGTGTTTACCCCATGGAAGTTAGATGATAATTATACATCTTTGAGTGAAAAGGAAAAAGAACAATATACTCCCGTCCTTTATAAGAGTAATTATCGAAAAATTTTTCACGACAACTGGAATAATTTTCCTTTAGACACATTAAATAGTACTGAAATTATAAATGGAATGTATAGCCTTACTGACGAAAAAGGAGAGTTTGGTTTACAAATAGATGTTGCAGAGGGGTTGAAAAAGGGATGGTTAGTTTGGGTAACCACCCAAGATGACTCATCTAAACAAGATACAATCGATTTAAATCTTATTGTATATCGTTCTGAAATAAACATCACCCAAGATAAAGGAATTTGTGAAATTAACCAGCCAGTCTTCCCTGCTAATATTATGGGGGGGATTTATATTGTCCCAGAAGTAACGCGAATAGGTCAAGTTACATTCTTTTTGACTGGAATGATAAAGAATATAGATGATAAGTGGGTTGTAGTTTCTTTATATAATGCGAAAAAAGGGAAAAATATTTCGGACGATTTAACACCCATTGAGGATGAAGAACCATTAAATAAACCGCGAAAAATGAATGAAAAATGA
- a CDS encoding S1-C subfamily serine protease (product_source=COG0265; cath_funfam=2.40.10.10,2.60.200.20; cog=COG0265; pfam=PF00498,PF13365; smart=SM00240; superfamily=49879,50494; transmembrane_helix_parts=Inside_1_162,TMhelix_163_185,Outside_186_521) produces the protein MARPTEKYKRSFAGSVGAGIGALINGSGRTYYILEHKVTTKYHRAGESQKIIVDQIELGRDSSCQIRFDENFGTVSRKHAAIVRDGDNWKLIQLSTTNSTFLNGRPITKEWYLQSGDEIQLSVNGPKMGFIVPQGKQGLTSSIKLTERLNLFRQQSLKPYKRAIVALSIVLVLAIGGLTTWNYMLKDDLKHQSILLADAINIASDNAVLADSLANKLIETNSKIEDYQKQLDGSRKKAAAAWKLAQDAIKQVEKQAETGGIAPGGIKQCYSSVYYIEIRCYSKGILVSGSSGTGFLLNDGRFVTARHVIDTWSELNYKRNDDGEIVILSGMETTLNQLANNDESYYIEFIAVSPVGDKISFRYTPKEHPFTIGNSTVSKGTYIDEHGFPQNFQLANYGNHTDWAYFRPKKSGGLKFDNEISSNLTVQQSVYVLGFPAGLGVESINDITPIYSESKVALEGLTKEGVIMVSNWDFQGGSSGGPVLIYNKGEYHVIGVLSGALGLAQDGSGGKGRIVPISAFR, from the coding sequence ATGGCGCGACCTACGGAAAAATACAAACGATCATTCGCTGGCTCGGTCGGAGCTGGTATCGGAGCTTTAATAAATGGTTCGGGACGTACTTATTACATCCTTGAGCATAAAGTTACTACTAAATATCATAGAGCAGGAGAATCTCAAAAAATTATTGTAGATCAAATAGAATTGGGACGTGACTCAAGTTGCCAAATCAGATTTGATGAAAATTTTGGAACAGTAAGTAGGAAACATGCTGCTATTGTAAGAGATGGGGATAATTGGAAGTTGATACAGCTTTCTACTACAAATTCAACGTTTCTAAATGGTCGCCCTATTACAAAAGAATGGTACTTACAAAGTGGCGATGAAATTCAATTGTCGGTAAATGGACCTAAGATGGGATTTATTGTTCCGCAAGGTAAACAAGGATTGACATCTAGTATTAAATTGACAGAACGCCTTAATTTATTCAGACAACAATCATTAAAGCCGTATAAGAGGGCGATTGTAGCATTGAGTATTGTTTTAGTATTGGCTATCGGCGGATTGACTACATGGAACTATATGCTTAAAGATGATTTAAAACATCAATCAATACTTTTGGCAGACGCAATAAATATAGCAAGCGATAATGCTGTCTTGGCAGATTCATTGGCTAATAAGTTAATAGAAACGAACTCGAAAATAGAGGATTATCAGAAACAATTAGATGGTTCTCGGAAAAAAGCTGCTGCTGCGTGGAAACTTGCACAGGACGCAATAAAACAAGTAGAAAAGCAAGCAGAAACAGGAGGGATTGCTCCTGGTGGAATAAAACAATGTTACTCTTCAGTATACTATATAGAAATACGTTGCTATTCAAAAGGTATTTTAGTGTCAGGAAGTAGTGGAACAGGTTTTTTACTAAATGATGGACGCTTTGTGACGGCTAGACATGTAATTGATACATGGAGTGAGCTTAATTATAAGAGAAATGATGATGGGGAAATAGTCATTTTGTCAGGAATGGAAACTACGTTAAATCAATTGGCAAATAATGATGAGAGCTATTATATCGAATTTATAGCAGTCTCTCCGGTGGGCGATAAAATAAGTTTTAGATACACACCCAAAGAACATCCGTTTACTATAGGAAATTCAACGGTATCAAAAGGGACATATATTGACGAACACGGATTCCCTCAAAACTTTCAATTAGCTAATTATGGGAATCACACTGACTGGGCATATTTTAGACCCAAAAAGAGTGGAGGCCTGAAATTTGATAATGAGATTTCTTCCAATTTGACTGTTCAACAAAGTGTATATGTATTAGGTTTTCCTGCTGGACTAGGGGTCGAAAGCATTAATGACATAACGCCAATTTATAGTGAATCTAAAGTTGCACTTGAAGGATTGACAAAAGAGGGTGTTATTATGGTTTCAAATTGGGATTTTCAAGGAGGAAGTTCAGGCGGGCCTGTTTTAATATATAATAAAGGAGAATATCATGTTATTGGAGTTTTGAGTGGAGCGTTAGGTTTAGCTCAAGATGGTTCAGGCGGAAAAGGCCGTATTGTACCTATCTCAGCATTCAGATAA
- a CDS encoding serine/threonine protein kinase (product_source=COG0515; cath_funfam=1.10.510.10; cog=COG0515; pfam=PF00069,PF00498; smart=SM00220,SM00240; superfamily=56112), whose product MSEAIVTRCDFLVGEIVDGRFIIDGVLGEGSFGKVFRVKDGDGQILALKLLKLWEVPSEVRSPLVQRFSMEFQTGQIDSEYLVRSLSYGSVKGNPYIIMEFCPGGDLTGFNDVSLYSKVGFEMLSGLKALHSCGKVHRDLKPENVLFKSNGVAALTDFGISGDRNKRMTERNIFGKPQQIFGTYAYMPPEQVNRVRGEATVLPTTDIFSFGVLFFQLLTGFLPFGKLENHNDLVTYQMNAKKGLWAQHSLRNVPDGEKWKLLIEGCLEPDFKHRLQSAEDVLKLLPYYSTMSNIKSSRKSFDFFKKKDNDLINSLRIMQGEEFGQIYKLTEMYKSGYSLFTMGREEDNLLVVKEEQSFYMSRYHCTIETDGIRWFIRDGQWQPEKNSWINSTNGTFVNSTPVSQLGLMLNVGDIISIGDVKLRVESN is encoded by the coding sequence ATGTCTGAGGCAATAGTAACTAGGTGTGATTTCTTAGTAGGGGAAATAGTTGATGGACGTTTTATCATTGATGGTGTTCTTGGGGAAGGTTCTTTTGGGAAGGTTTTTCGAGTTAAAGACGGTGATGGGCAAATATTAGCTTTGAAATTACTCAAACTTTGGGAAGTGCCTTCAGAAGTGCGTTCCCCATTAGTTCAACGTTTCAGTATGGAATTTCAGACGGGACAAATAGATAGCGAGTATTTGGTTCGCTCTCTATCTTATGGATCAGTCAAAGGAAATCCTTATATCATCATGGAGTTTTGTCCTGGTGGCGATTTAACAGGTTTTAATGATGTCTCTTTATATTCTAAAGTCGGATTTGAAATGTTGTCAGGACTAAAAGCTTTACATAGTTGCGGTAAGGTTCATCGTGATTTGAAACCCGAAAATGTGTTATTTAAAAGCAATGGAGTAGCTGCGTTAACCGACTTTGGAATTTCGGGCGACCGAAATAAACGTATGACCGAGCGGAATATATTTGGCAAACCACAACAAATATTTGGGACTTATGCATATATGCCCCCTGAACAAGTAAATCGCGTTAGAGGGGAAGCTACTGTACTCCCAACGACAGACATTTTCTCATTTGGAGTATTATTCTTTCAGTTACTTACAGGTTTTCTCCCTTTTGGTAAATTAGAGAATCATAACGATTTGGTTACTTATCAAATGAATGCAAAAAAAGGTTTATGGGCACAACATTCCCTACGTAATGTGCCTGATGGAGAGAAATGGAAATTATTGATAGAAGGATGTTTAGAACCTGATTTTAAGCATCGCTTACAATCAGCAGAGGATGTGCTTAAATTATTACCTTATTATTCTACTATGTCAAATATTAAGTCAAGTAGAAAATCTTTTGATTTTTTTAAAAAAAAGGACAATGATTTAATAAACTCCTTACGAATTATGCAGGGTGAGGAATTTGGCCAAATTTACAAATTAACAGAAATGTATAAATCTGGATATAGCTTGTTTACTATGGGGAGGGAGGAAGATAATCTTTTAGTTGTGAAAGAAGAACAAAGTTTTTATATGTCTCGGTATCATTGTACAATTGAAACAGATGGTATTCGTTGGTTTATTCGTGATGGGCAGTGGCAGCCTGAAAAAAACTCATGGATTAATTCAACCAATGGCACTTTTGTTAATTCAACCCCAGTGTCTCAACTCGGATTGATGTTAAATGTTGGAGATATTATTTCTATAGGAGATGTAAAACTTCGTGTTGAATCTAATTAA
- a CDS encoding putative Zn-ribbon and HTH transcriptional regulator (product_source=COG3357; cath_funfam=2.20.20.30; cog=COG3357; pfam=PF00498,PF12773; smart=SM00547; superfamily=49879,57802), with translation MSIRCRNCGYDNPDGNPSCGKCNQPLAIVDYDRSVPAQSYNSGVVNFNPKETLRETSAFTGGSSKAFPMESNNCPNCGYPMMQGVSNCPNCEQRKGGDIRFQRTGPYKEPISSKQESHTQEECSVKAENIPFGRRTVRPSKRHSCRLTLIPEEKENINPSTISFSEEEIVLNRDNTEPNNMTITSKEQAALIYENRRWYIEDRSELKTTYIRVSDRIELQPGDIIMLGDRCFKFDF, from the coding sequence ATGAGTATAAGATGTAGAAACTGTGGATATGATAACCCTGATGGAAATCCTTCATGTGGCAAATGCAATCAACCATTGGCTATAGTAGATTATGATAGAAGTGTTCCAGCTCAGTCATATAATAGTGGTGTAGTAAATTTTAACCCAAAGGAAACTCTACGAGAAACAAGTGCCTTTACTGGCGGATCATCTAAAGCATTTCCTATGGAGAGTAATAATTGTCCTAATTGTGGTTATCCGATGATGCAAGGTGTCTCAAACTGTCCTAATTGTGAGCAAAGAAAAGGAGGGGATATAAGGTTTCAACGAACAGGGCCATATAAAGAGCCTATTTCTTCAAAGCAGGAGTCGCATACTCAAGAAGAATGCTCTGTCAAAGCGGAAAATATCCCATTTGGTCGACGCACAGTAAGACCAAGTAAGCGTCATAGTTGTAGGTTGACACTTATTCCTGAAGAAAAAGAGAATATTAATCCTAGTACTATATCTTTTTCTGAAGAAGAGATTGTTTTGAATCGCGATAATACAGAACCCAATAATATGACTATTACATCTAAAGAACAAGCCGCATTAATATATGAAAATAGGAGATGGTATATTGAGGATAGAAGCGAATTAAAAACAACCTATATTAGAGTAAGCGATAGGATTGAATTACAGCCTGGAGATATAATTATGCTTGGTGATAGATGTTTTAAGTTTGATTTTTGA
- a CDS encoding hypothetical protein (product_source=Hypo-rule applied; cath_funfam=2.60.40.10; cleavage_site_network=SignalP-noTM; pfam=PF13004,PF13568; smart=SM00028; superfamily=48452) encodes MNMNHLKKVLILLLIGFCSMEVSSQIVDQTCHNMYAQGEAEMKKGNYDAAISKFSAAADCASNVPDFVTKCVSMKKQCEAKKKGNATKSKKALSVSSSSASFDADGGTTEIAITGNNWTVNDVLSEWCNIEKKSSSIMVNVKPNTSIRSRSATIIISDGNVNKDITIIQGKADEFLRLSASDLSFVSRGNEEEIIIQTNTEWSYSNAPSWCTVQKNGNKLTIKADPNNSTKERSGSIIVNSNSLEKKIALSQNIGNETLSASKNSLSYSNLGGQETINIYTDSEGWAIGDFPKWCSVTKVNDYAILVECLENNTTKARSETIQIRTNKQMLGLKVSQERGYEATVIQPSHSSKVIRGRDVSWGITAGLVFPYVSSSASGEDLGSVVNYGYSDGAEKPSYKAEMGFTIGALIDFRLYNNLYLQMGLNYTNLKYKNSFSGNFFDDYQDGNYTYKGQAYDDFTENYNMSYLDIPIIFSYRFKLSEKTNLQLNLGPYISYGLSGKMKLTGTTDWPSLDQYYNGKSTGRKYNSNAEITGEIDLFGKNGFVNTQYTSGEQPLYEDEFEFKDSPLSKLNYGLTMGVGIELSGFNIGLAYDLGLANLANEDYWTSKRLQVSNYSTVMEDYKFKLNRFNIKIAYIFR; translated from the coding sequence ATGAATATGAATCACTTGAAGAAAGTTTTAATCCTTTTATTGATAGGATTTTGCTCAATGGAAGTATCGTCTCAAATAGTTGATCAAACATGTCATAACATGTACGCTCAGGGTGAGGCAGAAATGAAAAAAGGTAATTATGATGCTGCTATTAGTAAATTTAGTGCAGCAGCAGACTGCGCATCTAACGTCCCCGATTTTGTAACGAAATGCGTAAGTATGAAAAAGCAATGCGAAGCGAAGAAAAAGGGGAATGCAACAAAATCTAAAAAAGCGCTTTCGGTTTCGTCATCTTCGGCAAGCTTTGATGCTGATGGAGGAACGACGGAAATAGCCATAACTGGAAATAATTGGACTGTAAATGATGTCCTATCTGAATGGTGTAATATTGAGAAGAAATCGTCGTCTATTATGGTTAATGTTAAGCCAAATACGTCTATTCGTTCTCGTTCGGCTACTATAATTATTTCAGATGGCAATGTCAATAAAGATATAACAATAATACAAGGGAAAGCTGATGAATTTCTTAGACTGTCAGCTAGTGATTTATCTTTCGTTTCAAGAGGGAATGAAGAGGAGATAATTATTCAGACTAATACGGAGTGGAGTTATTCTAATGCTCCCAGTTGGTGTACTGTACAGAAGAATGGAAATAAGTTGACTATCAAGGCAGACCCAAATAATTCAACAAAAGAACGTAGTGGCTCTATAATTGTAAATTCGAATTCTTTAGAAAAGAAAATTGCTTTATCACAAAATATAGGAAATGAAACACTGAGTGCCTCTAAAAATAGTCTCTCGTATTCAAATTTAGGAGGTCAGGAAACAATAAATATATATACAGACAGTGAAGGTTGGGCTATTGGAGATTTTCCTAAATGGTGTAGTGTTACTAAAGTAAATGATTATGCCATTTTAGTTGAATGTTTGGAGAACAATACTACTAAGGCTCGTAGTGAAACTATTCAGATTAGGACGAATAAGCAAATGTTAGGTTTGAAAGTTTCTCAGGAGAGAGGTTATGAAGCGACAGTCATTCAGCCTTCTCATAGCAGTAAAGTTATTAGAGGCCGAGATGTGTCTTGGGGAATAACAGCGGGATTGGTATTTCCTTATGTTTCATCAAGTGCTTCTGGAGAAGATTTAGGAAGTGTTGTTAATTATGGATATTCAGACGGTGCGGAAAAACCTTCTTATAAGGCAGAAATGGGTTTTACAATAGGAGCATTAATAGATTTCCGTTTATATAATAACCTATATCTTCAAATGGGACTTAATTATACTAATTTGAAATATAAAAACTCTTTTTCAGGAAACTTTTTTGATGATTATCAAGATGGAAATTATACATATAAAGGGCAAGCATATGATGATTTTACAGAAAATTATAATATGAGTTACTTAGATATTCCTATTATTTTCTCCTATCGTTTCAAGTTGTCTGAAAAAACCAATCTTCAGTTAAATCTTGGGCCTTATATATCTTATGGATTATCGGGGAAGATGAAATTAACAGGTACAACAGACTGGCCATCTTTAGATCAATATTATAATGGTAAATCCACAGGAAGAAAATACAATAGTAATGCTGAAATAACTGGTGAAATAGATTTGTTTGGTAAAAATGGATTTGTAAATACACAATATACCTCAGGGGAACAACCTTTATACGAAGATGAATTTGAATTTAAAGATTCTCCTCTTTCTAAATTGAATTATGGATTAACAATGGGTGTTGGCATAGAATTAAGTGGATTCAATATTGGATTGGCTTATGATTTAGGATTGGCTAATTTAGCAAATGAAGATTATTGGACATCAAAACGTCTTCAGGTTTCAAATTACTCCACTGTAATGGAAGATTATAAATTCAAGCTTAATCGCTTTAATATTAAAATTGCTTATATTTTTAGATAG